Proteins found in one Pelmatolapia mariae isolate MD_Pm_ZW linkage group LG7, Pm_UMD_F_2, whole genome shotgun sequence genomic segment:
- the purbb gene encoding transcriptional regulator protein Pur-beta — translation MVELKMADGDSGSERGGSSGGGGGGGFQHFQRDQETQELASKRLDIQNKRFYLDVKQNNKGRFIKIAEVGAGGSKSRLTLSLSVAAEFRDYLGDFIEHYAQLGPSSPEQIAQATAGEDGGPRRALKSEFLVRENRKYYLDLKENQRGRFLRIRQTVNRGPSFGVGGPVGGMLAGQTIALPAQGLIEFRDALAKLIDDYGGDDEEMTGGTAAGGYGELPEGTSIMVDSKRFFFDVGSNKYGVFLRVSEVKPSYRNSITIPFKAWSKFGGAFCRYAEEMKEIQERQRDKMYEKRDESEGDDVDDD, via the coding sequence ATGGTGGAGCTGAAGATGGCGGATGGCGACAGCGGGAGTGAGCGCGGAGGTAGTAGcgggggaggaggtggaggtggcttCCAGCACTTCCAGAGGGACCAGGAAACCCAAGAACTGGCGTCAAAGCGTCTGGACATCCAGAACAAGCGCTTCTATCTGGACGTCAAGCAGAACAACAAGGGCAGGTTCATTAAAATCGCCGAGGTCGGGGCTGGGGGCTCTAAAAGTCGCCTGACCCTCTCGCTGTCAGTTGCGGCGGAGTTCCGTGACTACCTCGGGGATTTCATCGAGCACTACGCCCAGCTGGGCCCTAGCAGTCCGGAGCAAATAGCACAAGCTACCGCGGGTGAAGACGGTGGGCCGAGGCGAGCTCTAAAGAGCGAGTTTCTCGTCCGGGAAAATCGCAAGTACTACCTGGACTTGAAAGAGAACCAGCGGGGGAGGTTCCTCCGGATACGGCAAACCGTAAACCGCGGACCTAGCTTTGGAGTGGGGGGCCCAGTGGGCGGCATGCTGGCCGGCCAGACCATAGCCCTTCCGGCACAGGGGTTAATAGAGTTTAGAGACGCCCTTGCTAAGCTCATAGATGACTACGGGGGAGACGACGAGGAGATGACCGGGGGCACGGCCGCCGGGGGCTACGGCGAGCTTCCCGAGGGCACTTCCATCATGGTGGACTCTAAACGGTTCTTTTTCGACGTTGGGTCCAACAAATACGGCGTGTTCCTGCGCGTGAGCGAGGTTAAGCCGAGCTACAGGAACTCTATCACCATCCCGTTCAAAGCCTGGAGCAAATTTGGAGGAGCTTTCTGCAGATATGCAGAGGAGATGAAGGAGATCCAGGAGAGGCAGAGGGATAAAATGTACGAGAAGAGAGACGAGTCCGAGGGGGACGATGTGGATGACgactga
- the ved gene encoding ventrally expressed dharma/bozozok antagonist, translating into MNGHFSIEWMAQSSQQEGSETSTITVSGPTACGTLSESLPGFYCRQKSENIPKQEKQENRSQALEAYSQSILHQQTAPNSQVTEVGFSSGTEEETSGYESEGGQSLSPSVQADSKSPPSPLVGRRPRTAFTAEQISSLEKAFSISAYLGTQSKAELRKKLHLSDKQIRNWFQNRRMKVKRTMQDALAQACQANVCQASVAPQFIHYPELQAYRPGPYPRYHSAAAVAPEGPAATSYIYPHSHVQFSSPLPSVATLPMDSFYQYSSLSGVMVPSATSHLRESYPTYPPYY; encoded by the exons ATGAATGGACATTTTTCTATTGAGTGGATGGCCCAGAGCAGCCAGCAAGAAGGATCAGAGACCAGCACCATAACTGTCTCCGGACCTACAGCCTGTGGGACGCTTTCTGAGAGTCTGCCTGGTTTTTATTGCAGGCAGAAGTCAGAGAATATCCCTAAGCAGGAAAAGCAAGAAAACAGGAGTCAGGCCCTTGAAGCATACAGCCAGAGTATTCTCCATCAACAAACCGCTCCCAATAGCCAAG TGACTGAGGTTGGTTTCAGCAGTGGGACAGAGGAGGAGACCTCAGGATATGAGAGCGAAGGTGGGCAATCTCTCTCCCCTTCAGTTCAAGCCGACTCAAAATCACCTCCATCTCCTCTAGTGGGTCGGAGGCCCCGGACAGCTTTCACAGCAGAGCAGATCAGTAGCCTGGAGAAGGCCTTCAGCATAAGTGCTTATCTGGGGACGCAATCTAAGGCAGAACTCCGCAAAAAACTCCACCTGTCTGATAAACAG ATCAGAAACTGGTTCCAGAACAGACGGATGAAGGTAAAGAGAACCATGCAGGATGCTCTGGCTCAGGCATGCCAGGCTAATGTCTGCCAGGCCAGTGTTGCCCCACAGTTCATTCATTACCCTGAGCTACAGGCATACAGGCCAGGGCCATACCCAAGATAccactcagcagcagcagtagcaccTGAGGGCCCGGCTGCCACCTCCTACATCTATCCACACAGTCATGTGCAGTTCAGTTCCCCTCTGCCCAGCGTCGCCACTCTGCCCATGGACTCTTTCTACCAGTACAGCAGCCTCTCAGGAGTCATGGTGCCCTCTGCCACATCTCACCTCAGAGAGTCCTACCCAACTTATCCTCCATATTACTGA